A portion of the Myxococcales bacterium genome contains these proteins:
- a CDS encoding two-component sensor histidine kinase — protein sequence MEKPRSPNLQRLGYRRIVQLLVYLVIIPTVLLLSLGIVLMFLGDAKAWINLVMGILVVSFVAVVGTGVVLVLVFVRREANLSELQADFVSKVSHELRTPLTAIHLFAETIDRSRDDPDTLDKCVSMLLQESSRLSQRIERLLDWGRMEAGRKLYDLREEKIGEVVAEAILAFSPLRYQDIDFESSVAKDLPPVFVDRAAFVDVIVNLLSNAQKYGGAPPRVRLSVTADARGEVALAVSDNGDGIPRPEQRRIFDKFYRIDDRLSRTKQGSGLGLAIVKHTVRAHGGKVIVESEKGSGSKFIVVLPPLPQGSRRSVLPPP from the coding sequence ATGGAAAAGCCTCGGTCGCCAAACCTTCAGCGCCTCGGCTACCGACGCATCGTCCAGCTGCTCGTGTACCTCGTCATCATCCCGACGGTGCTCCTGCTCTCGCTCGGCATCGTCCTCATGTTTCTGGGCGACGCGAAGGCGTGGATCAACCTCGTCATGGGCATCCTCGTCGTCAGCTTCGTCGCCGTCGTCGGCACCGGCGTTGTGCTCGTCTTGGTCTTCGTGCGACGCGAGGCCAATCTGAGCGAGCTGCAAGCGGACTTCGTCTCGAAGGTCAGTCACGAGCTCCGAACGCCGCTGACGGCCATTCACCTCTTCGCCGAGACCATCGATCGCTCACGCGACGACCCCGACACCCTCGACAAGTGCGTCAGCATGCTCCTCCAGGAGTCGAGCCGTCTCTCGCAGCGCATCGAGCGGCTCCTCGATTGGGGACGCATGGAGGCGGGGCGCAAGCTTTACGACCTGCGTGAAGAGAAGATCGGCGAGGTCGTGGCCGAGGCAATCCTCGCGTTTTCGCCGCTGCGCTACCAAGACATCGACTTTGAGAGCTCGGTCGCGAAGGACCTCCCGCCGGTCTTCGTGGACCGCGCGGCCTTCGTCGACGTCATCGTCAACCTGCTGTCGAACGCGCAAAAGTACGGTGGCGCCCCGCCCCGCGTCCGCCTCTCGGTGACGGCCGACGCTCGCGGCGAGGTCGCGCTCGCGGTCTCCGACAACGGCGACGGCATTCCCCGCCCTGAGCAACGCCGCATCTTCGACAAGTTCTATCGCATCGACGACCGGCTCTCACGAACCAAGCAAGGAAGCGGTCTCGGCCTCGCCATCGTGAAGCACACGGTGCGCGCCCACGGCGGCAAGGTGATCGTCGAGAGTGAGAAGGGGAGCGGGAGCAAGTTCATCGTGGTGCTTCCGCCGCTGCCCCAGGGGAGCCGCCGCTCGGTGCTGCCCCCGCCGTGA
- a CDS encoding methyltransferase domain-containing protein, translating to MTTQVPASLPATDVDGASSGLAEALAQVGRGEELSEALAERLLAWVGRHDWQQAEGPGPYARHVVSLGDAGEVMVATWRVAARAPCAPHDHGDASGVVLVARGTFRERTFVLDATGLTRTRERVLEEGAVLSIGRGVIHDMASIGDGPGVTLHLYAPSPAATRLYDDVKRRTLLVGPGSGAWLPADQVLDETPWAAPKATGRVIWIGYTTLYRDGGPKFARAAHTLGRELSADAHAKVVVQAVESKAEFVAAMSGFRERGEALSELHFIGHSGLYGPMFRTTSMPEQFSPHEWANLAIPFSHDAAAYFHCCRSARWFAPFFARTFGVRAHGYHLYTTFSRRKDRFRWDLAFLRTSKDRAAPLYVVALPGKKSHGLLASLAKYSHLAPTEKMTRFDAAPDAPAEDRSYDAVADLYDAAFQDIGVRRAEVRWIERHLPARASQGASLPRVLELGAGNGSLLARLAPRIESGLGVDASAGMVERARRRFGRLKNVAFEPIAGPSLPCDDHSIDVVVSMLSWRYLDWDPIMAEIRRVLLPGGRLLVVDMVALPVRARDAPRFLKTKLDQARVHATDARFRRDLRRLVTHRDWATMLKHNPMRAEHEYRWYFESRFPGRKLELLTVAFASRVVAFDSGPLARDFALPQSYP from the coding sequence ATGACCACCCAGGTCCCCGCTTCCCTGCCCGCTACCGATGTCGACGGGGCCTCGAGCGGCCTCGCAGAAGCGCTCGCGCAGGTGGGGCGCGGCGAAGAGCTCTCGGAGGCGCTCGCGGAACGACTGCTCGCCTGGGTGGGCCGTCACGACTGGCAGCAGGCCGAGGGCCCCGGACCTTACGCGCGGCACGTGGTCTCTCTCGGCGACGCCGGCGAGGTGATGGTCGCCACCTGGCGCGTAGCGGCGCGCGCCCCCTGTGCTCCCCATGACCACGGCGACGCGTCGGGCGTGGTGCTCGTGGCCCGAGGCACGTTTCGCGAACGAACCTTCGTTCTCGACGCGACCGGGCTCACGCGGACGCGTGAGCGCGTCCTCGAAGAGGGCGCCGTTTTGTCGATCGGGCGCGGCGTGATCCACGACATGGCGTCGATCGGCGACGGCCCCGGCGTGACGCTTCACCTCTACGCGCCCAGCCCGGCGGCGACGCGCCTCTACGACGACGTCAAGAGGCGCACGCTTCTCGTGGGTCCTGGCAGCGGCGCGTGGCTGCCGGCCGACCAAGTGCTCGACGAGACGCCGTGGGCCGCGCCGAAGGCGACGGGTCGCGTGATTTGGATCGGCTACACCACGCTTTACCGAGACGGAGGACCCAAGTTCGCACGAGCAGCGCACACCCTCGGTCGCGAGTTGAGCGCAGACGCTCATGCGAAGGTCGTCGTGCAGGCGGTGGAGTCCAAAGCCGAGTTCGTCGCCGCCATGAGCGGCTTCCGAGAGCGCGGGGAAGCGCTCAGCGAGCTCCACTTCATCGGTCACTCGGGCCTCTACGGCCCGATGTTTCGCACCACGTCGATGCCGGAGCAGTTCAGCCCGCACGAGTGGGCAAACCTCGCGATCCCGTTCAGCCACGACGCAGCGGCGTATTTTCACTGTTGCCGCAGCGCGCGCTGGTTCGCGCCGTTCTTCGCGCGCACCTTCGGCGTGCGAGCCCACGGCTACCACCTCTACACGACGTTTTCGCGAAGGAAGGACCGGTTCCGTTGGGACCTCGCGTTCCTCCGCACGTCCAAGGACCGCGCCGCTCCGCTCTACGTGGTGGCGCTGCCGGGAAAGAAGTCCCACGGCCTGTTGGCGTCGCTCGCCAAGTATTCGCACCTCGCGCCGACGGAGAAGATGACGCGTTTCGACGCGGCGCCCGACGCTCCCGCCGAGGACCGCTCCTACGATGCCGTCGCCGACCTCTACGACGCCGCCTTCCAAGACATCGGCGTAAGGCGCGCCGAGGTCCGATGGATCGAGCGGCACCTGCCGGCGCGCGCGAGCCAAGGCGCGTCCTTGCCGCGTGTCCTCGAGCTCGGCGCCGGCAACGGGTCGCTCTTGGCGCGGCTCGCCCCGCGCATCGAGTCGGGCCTCGGCGTCGACGCTTCGGCGGGCATGGTGGAGCGTGCTCGGCGGCGCTTCGGGCGCCTCAAGAACGTTGCCTTCGAGCCGATCGCGGGCCCCTCGCTGCCTTGCGACGACCACTCGATCGACGTGGTCGTGTCGATGCTCTCGTGGCGTTACCTCGACTGGGATCCCATCATGGCGGAGATTAGGCGGGTCCTTTTGCCCGGTGGCCGCCTCTTGGTCGTCGACATGGTCGCGCTTCCGGTGCGCGCACGCGACGCCCCGCGCTTCCTAAAGACGAAGCTCGACCAGGCGCGTGTTCACGCGACGGACGCGCGATTTCGGCGCGATTTGCGGCGCCTCGTCACCCACCGCGACTGGGCCACGATGCTCAAGCACAACCCCATGCGCGCCGAACACGAGTACCGCTGGTATTTCGAGAGCCGCTTTCCCGGCCGCAAGCTCGAGCTATTGACCGTCGCCTTCGCCTCGCGCGTCGTCGCCTTCGACTCGGGTCCATTGGCACGCGACTTCGCGCTGCCCCAGAGCTACCCGTGA
- a CDS encoding aspartate/glutamate racemase family protein, translated as MKLAVLDWGIGGFGLVRELLVREPAMPLVYFSDAGTTPYGLLSRAALRARLGVVARFLRDVGTTDLAIACNAASSVLGEERLAPDLALSDVVSYGVDLVLASGAREVGLVGGRRTIRSGAHRRAIEARDGRVSLASRVAQPLSAFVERGDLTSDAVQDAVSRVVAPLRHVSVLLLACTHYPAIAPLFREALPKVALLDPAPAMAMALVSRKRPRRELADAANVVALTTGDPRALERAALRAFQVAITGARRVPPGLAASALRAPERRA; from the coding sequence GTGAAGCTCGCCGTCCTCGATTGGGGCATCGGCGGCTTCGGTCTGGTGCGTGAGCTCCTCGTGCGCGAGCCGGCGATGCCGCTCGTCTATTTCTCCGACGCCGGCACCACGCCCTATGGCCTGCTCTCACGCGCGGCCCTGCGCGCGCGCCTCGGCGTCGTGGCGCGCTTTCTGCGCGACGTTGGGACGACCGACCTCGCCATCGCGTGCAACGCGGCGAGCAGCGTCCTGGGAGAAGAGCGTCTGGCACCGGATCTCGCCCTGTCCGACGTCGTCAGCTATGGCGTGGACCTCGTGCTGGCGAGCGGCGCGCGCGAGGTCGGGCTCGTCGGCGGACGCCGAACCATTCGCTCGGGAGCGCATCGGCGCGCCATCGAGGCGCGCGACGGGCGAGTGTCTCTCGCGTCGCGCGTCGCGCAGCCGCTCTCGGCCTTCGTCGAGCGCGGCGACCTCACGTCCGACGCGGTTCAGGACGCCGTATCTCGTGTCGTCGCGCCGCTCCGCCATGTCTCCGTGTTGCTCCTGGCGTGCACGCATTACCCGGCCATCGCGCCGCTCTTTCGCGAAGCGCTTCCGAAGGTCGCGCTGCTCGACCCGGCGCCCGCCATGGCCATGGCGCTCGTCTCGCGCAAGCGGCCGCGACGCGAGCTGGCGGACGCCGCCAACGTTGTCGCCCTGACGACCGGTGACCCGCGCGCCCTCGAGCGCGCTGCGCTGCGCGCCTTTCAAGTCGCGATCACGGGAGCGCGACGCGTCCCACCGGGCCTGGCGGCGAGCGCGCTTAGAGCCCCAGAGCGGCGCGCATGA